CAGCTGCCCAAATACTGGGTGACCTCCATCCGCAGCTCGCTCATCGGCATCTGGATGGGCATCACGCCCGGCGGCGCGACACCAGCCTCGTTCATGAGCTACGGACTTGCCAAGAAGATGTCGAAGAAGGGCGCCAAGTTCGGCACCGGCGAAATGGAAGGCGTGGTCGCACCCGAGACCGCCGCGCACGCCGCCGGCACCAGCGCGCTGCTGCCGATGCTGGCGCTGGGCATTCCCGGCTCGCCAACTGCTGCCGTGCTGCTGGGCGGCCTGCTGATCTGGGGCCTGCAGCCCGGTCCGCTGCTGTTCGTCGAGCAGAAAGACTTCGTCTGGGGCCTGATCGCCAGCATGTACCTCGGCAACATCGTCGGCCTGATCGTGGTGCTCAGCACCGTGCCGCTGTTCGCGTCGATCCTGCGCATTCCGTTTTCGATCATTGCGCCGGTGATCATCGTGATCTGCGCGATCGGCGCCTACACCGTGCACAACGCGATGCTCGACATCTGGTTCATGCTCGGCTTCGGCGTGATGGGCTATCTCTTCAAGAAGCTCGACTTTCCGCTCGCGCCGCTGGTGCTTGCACTGGTGCTCGGCGACAAGGCCGAAGACTCGTTCCGCCAGGCCATGCTGGTGTCGCAGGGCGACGTCATGGTGATGTTCTCGAATCCGCTGGTCGGCGGCATCACCACGCTGGCGCTGGTGCTGCTGTTCTGGCCGCTGATCTCCAAGGCGCTGGCGCTGCTCAACAGAAAGCCGAAGAAGCCCGACGAGTTCGCGGTCGAACGGCCGGTGGACTGAAACACAACGAGGAGCCAAAGACATGCCTGTGATCGCACTGACCCAGGAGATGGGTTCCCTCGCGAAAGACGTTTCGCTCAAACTTGCCGAAACGCTCGGCCTCGCCGTGATGCGCCACGAAGTCATCGAGCACGTGGCAGACCGCATGCAGGTCTCCACGAGCCTGATAGGCCGGCTGCGCGGCGGCAAGGCCGGCCTGGTGGAGCGCCTGACCACCGACTCGCGCAGCGTGGCGCTCTACACCGCCGAGGAGCTGTTCGCGCTGGCCGACCGTGGCAATGTGGTGCTGCGCGGCTGGGGTGCCACCTGCCTGCTGCGGCCGGTGCCGCACGTGGTGTGCGTGCGCATCACGCGCTCGTTGAAGAAGCGCGTCGAGTGGCTGATGGGCGACCTCGAAACCGACGACGCCGAATTCGCCGAAGCCGAGATCCGCCGCAGCGACCAAGCGCACGCCGCCCGCATGCACGCGCAGTTCGGCGTGACCTGGGGCGACCCGGTGCTCTACGACCTGGTGCTCAACACCGATCGTCTGTCGGTCGAGAGCTGTGTCGAGCAGATCCGGCTGATGGTGAGCCGCCCCGAGTTCGCAGAAACGCCCGCATCGCGTGCGCTGCTTGCCAACATGGCGCTGGAAGCACGTGTGCGCGCTGCGTTGAAGGAGCATGAGGCAACGCGCGACATCAACGTGACGATCACGGCGAACCAGGGCGAGGTGATGTTGCGCGGCATCGTGCTCAACAGTGACGAGCGGGCGCAGACCGAGGCAGTTGCGGCGGAGGTGTCTGGTGTCAGCGGGGTCCACAACCAGTTGAGGCTGATGGCCAGCACGCGGCGCTTTGCTTCGGCGAAGCAGACCTGAGCGCGAGGCTCCGAATTCCCGATTTGCTCCCTCTCCCGCAAGCGGGAGAGGGAACCAATCCCTCAGCCGTGCCTAAATCTTCCCCCGCTTCCTCAATCGACTAAGGGTTTCTGCTGAGAGATTCAGATACGAAGCCAGCTCCTTGCTCGGAATCCTGTCCTCAAGCTCCGGATGCTTTCGGATGAACCGATGCACGCGCCCCGCCGCATCGAGCAAATGCAGCGTGATCGTGTGCGCCATGATCTCGCTCATGCCCCGCATCACCAGGAACTCGAACAGTTCCTTGGTTTCCGCATGTCGGTTCAAAAAGGCGATCCATTCCTTCAGCGGAAGGCTCGCCACCCGCGCCTTCGTCACGCAGACGATGCCGTAGGGCGTCGGCGTGCCCAGCCGCAGCGCGGCATAGCTCGTTTCCATGTCGTTCTCGTCGGCGAAGCGAAGGATCATTTCCTTGCCCTCCGGGTTGCTCACTACCCGCTTGAGGATGCCGTCGAGGATGAAGTATTGCTCCATCTCCCGCACCCCCTGGTGCAGCAGGAACTCGCCCTTGTTGCCGTCCACGATGACGAGATGGGTTTCCAGTTCGGCGCGGTCGGCTTCGCTCAGGTCCTTGAGAAGGATGTTCTGCCGGAGCTGGGCACGAATGATGTTTTTCTCCGGGTGGTTTTCCAACAACGTCATGGTCACCGTCTTGCTCGATTTTTTCGCTGCCGGCGCCATTCATCGGGGCGCGCCGTTTTCGGGAAAGTTGACCGAGGTCAACGGCCGAAAGCTTGAGCCCGAATCATAGTCTTGGCTCGGGCCTTGGCCATTCACCCATGC
This is a stretch of genomic DNA from Variovorax paradoxus. It encodes these proteins:
- a CDS encoding tripartite tricarboxylate transporter permease; protein product: MEEISALMQGFSVILTPMNIGLMFVGIILGVLIGVLPGLGGANGVAILLPLTFTMSPTSAIIMLSCIYWGALFGGAITSILFNIPGEPWSVATTFDGYPMAQNGQAGAALTTAFTSSFVGAFLAVVMITFLAPLVARFALKFGSPEFFAVYLLTFCSFVGMGKGSPFKILASMALGFALASVGMDTVTGQLRLTFGQPELMRGFDFLIAVIGLFGIGEILLSMEEGLKFSGKSAKIDPKVVWQTWKQLPKYWVTSIRSSLIGIWMGITPGGATPASFMSYGLAKKMSKKGAKFGTGEMEGVVAPETAAHAAGTSALLPMLALGIPGSPTAAVLLGGLLIWGLQPGPLLFVEQKDFVWGLIASMYLGNIVGLIVVLSTVPLFASILRIPFSIIAPVIIVICAIGAYTVHNAMLDIWFMLGFGVMGYLFKKLDFPLAPLVLALVLGDKAEDSFRQAMLVSQGDVMVMFSNPLVGGITTLALVLLFWPLISKALALLNRKPKKPDEFAVERPVD
- a CDS encoding cytidylate kinase family protein produces the protein MPVIALTQEMGSLAKDVSLKLAETLGLAVMRHEVIEHVADRMQVSTSLIGRLRGGKAGLVERLTTDSRSVALYTAEELFALADRGNVVLRGWGATCLLRPVPHVVCVRITRSLKKRVEWLMGDLETDDAEFAEAEIRRSDQAHAARMHAQFGVTWGDPVLYDLVLNTDRLSVESCVEQIRLMVSRPEFAETPASRALLANMALEARVRAALKEHEATRDINVTITANQGEVMLRGIVLNSDERAQTEAVAAEVSGVSGVHNQLRLMASTRRFASAKQT
- a CDS encoding Crp/Fnr family transcriptional regulator translates to MTLLENHPEKNIIRAQLRQNILLKDLSEADRAELETHLVIVDGNKGEFLLHQGVREMEQYFILDGILKRVVSNPEGKEMILRFADENDMETSYAALRLGTPTPYGIVCVTKARVASLPLKEWIAFLNRHAETKELFEFLVMRGMSEIMAHTITLHLLDAAGRVHRFIRKHPELEDRIPSKELASYLNLSAETLSRLRKRGKI